A single window of Candidatus Omnitrophota bacterium DNA harbors:
- a CDS encoding sugar-binding protein: MKAKFLFPAIILCLIFLTARNAYPADKPQQKPGVRIPKAVKPVLIDGNLDEYPGYAIRMDGESFEKLQYFEYGGKDDISADIYLLWDNENLYVAARVTDDLPFDNNKEGPDIWDGDAIEVLLGMDGKADPARIYFGKGDYQIGLSPGNNKDIKPGEWVWRRDDYRSGIEVASKQRDKGYIIEAKIPFKVLGGFKPELGKKFDFDIAVDDSDKGKRKAQLAWTGTKEFYSDPSQWGTAVLAAPQAAFTLSYAAIIGIIIAVTAIVVFMTFTVHKPK; this comes from the coding sequence ATGAAGGCTAAATTCCTTTTTCCCGCGATTATCCTGTGTTTGATTTTTCTCACGGCGCGTAACGCATATCCCGCGGACAAGCCGCAGCAAAAGCCCGGGGTCCGGATACCGAAAGCGGTAAAGCCCGTCTTGATCGACGGGAATCTCGATGAGTATCCCGGGTACGCCATAAGGATGGACGGCGAGTCCTTCGAAAAGCTCCAGTATTTCGAATATGGCGGAAAGGATGACATCAGCGCGGATATCTATCTCCTCTGGGACAATGAGAACCTCTACGTCGCGGCCAGGGTGACCGACGATCTCCCGTTCGATAATAACAAGGAAGGGCCCGACATCTGGGACGGCGACGCCATAGAGGTCCTCTTGGGGATGGACGGGAAGGCGGATCCCGCGAGGATATATTTCGGCAAGGGTGATTACCAGATAGGGCTAAGCCCCGGCAACAACAAGGATATTAAGCCGGGCGAATGGGTCTGGCGGCGCGACGATTACCGGAGCGGTATAGAAGTCGCCTCGAAACAGCGGGATAAAGGGTACATCATCGAGGCTAAGATACCTTTTAAGGTGTTAGGCGGGTTCAAGCCTGAACTGGGCAAGAAGTTCGATTTCGATATAGCGGTAGATGACAGCGACAAGGGCAAGAGGAAGGCGCAACTGGCCTGGACCGGCACAAAAGAGTTCTATTCCGATCCCAGCCAGTGGGGGACGGCGGTCCTTGCCGCCCCGCAGGCCGCATTCACGCTCTCTTATGCCGCCATAATAGGCATAATTATCGCCGTTACGGCCATCGTGGTTTTTATGACTTTCACCGTCCATAAGCCTAAATAG
- a CDS encoding methyl-accepting chemotaxis protein, with protein sequence MTKAPEHRNRRRNYFIKKKFQASFIVKFCLLLISACLIMSVISLLLTKKTVTTSFEGLRLIVKSTADYILPVLASSGMIAIVLVSLATIAVLLFISHRIYGPIYRLEKDVAEIGKGNLTVEVRLREHDEFKDLGGIINAAVKNIKDPLSSSQAKIKELEEEVKGMRSLLRSKDAPGGEIEKRLGDIEKKIGQVKNNLSYFRISPVFLFLLLFAAATASASVISEDGRFSDGSDWTSVNSLYCTVFFKDGVDLAAVNGRIDTYKIDYGLTEKPPRGGDDTKDEIAYKFDLIFSKVQEILDMRPKDLRMNVRIYRGQDDLDRVYVEIFRQDNKFIAYYIFKLNTLFASEEKVSANVLAHEIAHCVVDHYFSVIPPTKVAEMIAQYADVHLRN encoded by the coding sequence ATGACAAAGGCCCCTGAGCATAGGAACAGGAGAAGAAATTATTTCATAAAGAAAAAATTCCAGGCGAGTTTCATAGTCAAGTTCTGCCTGCTCCTGATATCGGCCTGCCTTATAATGAGCGTCATCTCCCTCCTCCTTACAAAGAAGACTGTGACCACGAGTTTCGAGGGCCTGAGGCTTATCGTAAAGAGCACCGCAGACTACATACTGCCTGTCCTGGCCTCCAGCGGCATGATAGCGATCGTGCTCGTAAGCCTCGCGACCATAGCGGTGCTCCTTTTTATATCCCACCGTATTTATGGGCCCATATACCGCCTGGAAAAAGATGTCGCCGAGATAGGCAAAGGCAACCTGACAGTGGAAGTCCGCCTAAGGGAACACGACGAATTCAAAGACCTGGGCGGGATAATAAATGCCGCGGTCAAGAATATAAAAGATCCCCTCTCTTCTTCGCAGGCCAAAATAAAAGAACTCGAGGAAGAGGTCAAAGGAATGAGGTCACTGCTGCGGTCGAAAGACGCACCCGGAGGTGAGATAGAAAAGAGATTGGGCGATATCGAAAAAAAGATCGGGCAGGTAAAGAACAATCTCTCTTATTTCAGGATATCCCCCGTATTTTTGTTCCTCCTCCTCTTCGCCGCGGCGACCGCCTCAGCCAGCGTCATCTCGGAGGACGGCCGTTTCTCCGACGGCAGCGACTGGACGAGCGTCAACAGCCTCTATTGCACCGTCTTCTTTAAGGACGGCGTCGACCTCGCGGCGGTGAACGGCAGGATAGACACGTACAAGATAGATTACGGGCTTACGGAAAAACCTCCGCGCGGGGGCGATGATACGAAGGATGAGATCGCGTATAAATTCGACCTTATATTCTCCAAGGTGCAGGAGATACTCGACATGAGGCCGAAAGACCTTCGGATGAACGTCAGGATCTACAGGGGGCAGGACGATCTCGACAGGGTATATGTCGAAATATTCAGGCAGGATAACAAGTTCATAGCCTACTATATCTTCAAGCTAAACACGCTCTTCGCCAGCGAGGAGAAGGTCTCGGCCAATGTCCTCGCCCACGAGATAGCGCATTGCGTCGTCGACCATTACTTCTCGGTCATCCCTCCCACCAAAGTCGCGGAGATGATCGCGCAATACGCGGACGTCCACTTAAGGAACTAA
- the thyX gene encoding FAD-dependent thymidylate synthase → MPQQIKVLDNGYVTLVDSMGGDKAVIEGARRCYMSEPQGESADSKLIRHLISKDHGTPFEHAYFRFDVKCPIFVARQWIRHRIGTYNEMSLRYCLAKRDFYTPENLSGEALVKYKKSINDAFDTYEAIVASGIKREQARGVLPLSLYTLYYWTVNARSLMNFLKLRLDKAAQPEIREYAKALLEIFRETMPVTAKAFEEKVMPKQ, encoded by the coding sequence ATGCCCCAGCAGATAAAAGTTCTGGATAACGGATATGTTACGCTCGTCGATTCAATGGGCGGCGACAAGGCGGTCATAGAAGGCGCCCGCCGCTGCTACATGAGCGAGCCGCAGGGTGAGTCTGCGGACTCAAAACTCATCCGCCACCTCATATCAAAAGACCACGGCACGCCTTTCGAGCACGCCTATTTCAGGTTTGACGTCAAATGCCCGATATTCGTCGCGCGCCAGTGGATCCGCCACCGCATCGGCACGTACAATGAGATGTCGCTGAGGTATTGCCTGGCTAAGAGGGATTTCTACACGCCGGAGAACCTTTCAGGCGAGGCGCTGGTAAAATATAAGAAGTCGATAAATGACGCCTTTGATACCTATGAAGCTATCGTAGCTTCAGGTATAAAACGGGAACAAGCCCGCGGCGTCCTGCCGCTTTCCCTGTATACGCTCTATTACTGGACGGTAAATGCCCGTTCGCTCATGAATTTCCTCAAGCTGCGGCTCGATAAGGCGGCGCAGCCGGAGATCCGCGAATACGCGAAGGCCCTCCTCGAGATATTCAGGGAGACGATGCCGGTCACGGCGAAGGCCTTCGAAGAAAAGGTTATGCCAAAGCAGTAA
- a CDS encoding M48 family metallopeptidase: MKLPLILALFYVFSAFPAVYAEYNSVTGRDEAVNTSTEAEVAQGDAIAKQIERQVKLVEDKHMQDRVELIGNNLARVCDRKDIIYHFKVIDIDDINAVSLPGGWVYVFKGLVTKCKNDDELAGVIAHEIGHIAARHSVKQQQAGSIMDLITIASALAGGGGASQATGLAATSLMYSYSRRDEFEADKRAVMYTEKAGYDPRALITFMKTMHDAERDRIRPYTYFRSHPYEGERIANINREINGQQTFTDWINEPIDKDRW; this comes from the coding sequence ATGAAACTCCCCCTCATTTTGGCGCTTTTTTATGTTTTTTCGGCCTTCCCGGCGGTCTACGCGGAATATAATTCCGTGACCGGCAGGGATGAAGCGGTCAATACGTCCACCGAGGCGGAAGTGGCGCAGGGGGATGCCATTGCCAAGCAGATCGAGAGGCAGGTCAAGCTTGTCGAAGATAAGCATATGCAGGATCGCGTGGAGCTTATAGGCAACAACCTGGCCAGGGTATGCGACCGGAAGGACATTATCTACCATTTCAAGGTGATCGATATCGATGACATAAATGCGGTCTCGCTGCCCGGCGGATGGGTCTATGTCTTCAAAGGGCTGGTCACCAAGTGCAAGAACGACGACGAGCTGGCCGGGGTAATCGCCCATGAAATCGGGCACATCGCCGCGCGGCATTCCGTCAAACAGCAACAAGCCGGTTCCATAATGGACCTCATAACGATCGCTTCCGCGTTAGCGGGCGGCGGAGGGGCCTCCCAGGCGACCGGCCTGGCGGCCACTTCCCTTATGTATTCCTATTCGAGACGGGATGAGTTTGAGGCCGACAAGCGCGCCGTAATGTACACCGAGAAGGCCGGTTACGACCCCAGGGCCTTGATCACTTTTATGAAGACGATGCACGATGCCGAGAGGGACAGAATAAGGCCTTATACCTATTTCAGGTCCCATCCTTACGAGGGGGAGAGGATCGCCAATATTAACCGCGAGATAAACGGGCAGCAGACCTTTACCGATTGGATAAATGAGCCGATAGACAAGGACAGATGGTGA